In Kitasatospora gansuensis, a genomic segment contains:
- a CDS encoding WD40 repeat domain-containing protein: protein MSGTIRFTAGSRQLAVGRMELTIDEDGSLQVERQLPEGDTVRYGRLDQAVPQRLLTALRATPGASAADPVADQAARRLTVGDTAWADATEHPVPPVARLLEALAVQLLQPLEYGQLPLAVVESAAAEAAVETVLPAAAIGTVDGKPAYALAEGGQGFDLGRLPDGGSLGGSDGEAGLLPSAVALGVVDDRELFAVGAADGAVQVWDAANGALVHGTSGGEGAQVVAAGLVQGVPLVFSGGRRGEVRAWRAEDGKGLGLLDIGGEGARALLHAECAGIGLVVAAAPDGTVRVWDAGIGAQLHLLVGHSEPVTALAVLPLGEQALLATGGQDRDIRLWDLATGREVALLTGHSATVTGLTFTELDGRPVLASCALDNTLRTWDVHAATALGGRPAGGSWLTALVTVTVGGQELLASGDEHGRIRLWETKGGKPVGSYEPERADGTGPVPVNALAVGDLYGRPVLVAGYGDGKVRLWDAAARTELYVLASDGGPVGSVAVLPVEGEPVLVCGTVAGAVRCHRLSDGVALSVPTPHTGPVTALAFGEPVPGTAAVLVSGGADGTVRIRSAQDGAPLRQLTAHQDGVTALALGEVSGRRVLATAGRDRTVRLWDVDGGQAGPVLTGLRESAEKLTVGALDGRAVVLAGCSDGSVLGWDVLGGHTIADLPGGTAGVRSLVCQDLDGEVLVAAGDAGSTLRLWHLASGQLLNEAPLDRTPLAIAFGAAGLYVVGPGGALTL from the coding sequence GTGTCGGGCACCATTCGCTTCACCGCTGGATCGCGTCAACTGGCCGTCGGCCGGATGGAGTTGACGATCGACGAGGACGGCTCGCTGCAGGTCGAGCGGCAGCTGCCCGAGGGTGACACGGTGCGGTACGGCCGGCTGGACCAGGCGGTCCCGCAGCGGCTGCTGACCGCGCTGCGGGCCACCCCCGGAGCGTCGGCGGCAGACCCGGTCGCGGACCAGGCGGCCCGGCGGCTGACGGTCGGTGACACCGCCTGGGCGGACGCCACCGAGCACCCGGTGCCCCCGGTGGCCCGGCTGCTGGAGGCGCTCGCCGTCCAGCTGCTCCAGCCGCTGGAGTACGGCCAACTCCCGCTGGCCGTGGTCGAGTCGGCGGCTGCCGAGGCGGCCGTCGAGACGGTGCTGCCGGCCGCCGCGATCGGCACGGTGGACGGCAAGCCCGCCTACGCGCTGGCCGAGGGCGGTCAGGGCTTCGACCTCGGCCGGCTGCCCGACGGCGGCTCGCTGGGCGGCTCCGACGGCGAGGCGGGTCTGCTGCCGAGCGCCGTCGCGCTCGGCGTGGTGGACGACCGGGAGCTGTTCGCGGTCGGTGCGGCCGACGGCGCGGTGCAGGTCTGGGACGCCGCCAACGGTGCGCTGGTGCACGGCACTTCGGGCGGCGAGGGCGCGCAGGTGGTGGCCGCCGGGCTGGTGCAGGGCGTCCCGCTGGTGTTCTCCGGCGGCCGCCGCGGTGAGGTCCGGGCCTGGCGGGCCGAGGACGGCAAGGGGCTCGGCCTGCTGGACATCGGTGGCGAGGGTGCCCGGGCGCTGCTGCACGCCGAGTGCGCCGGGATCGGCCTGGTGGTGGCGGCCGCTCCGGACGGCACCGTCCGGGTCTGGGACGCCGGCATTGGTGCCCAACTCCACCTGCTGGTCGGCCACTCCGAGCCGGTCACCGCGCTCGCGGTGCTCCCGCTCGGCGAGCAGGCACTGCTCGCCACCGGCGGGCAGGACCGGGACATCCGGCTCTGGGACCTGGCCACCGGCCGCGAGGTCGCCCTCCTCACCGGCCACTCGGCCACCGTCACCGGTCTGACCTTCACCGAGCTGGACGGCCGCCCCGTGCTGGCCTCCTGCGCGCTCGACAACACGCTGCGCACCTGGGACGTGCACGCGGCCACCGCGCTCGGCGGCCGCCCGGCCGGCGGCAGCTGGCTGACCGCGCTGGTGACCGTCACGGTCGGCGGCCAGGAGCTGCTGGCCAGCGGTGACGAGCACGGCCGGATCCGCCTCTGGGAGACCAAGGGCGGTAAGCCGGTGGGCAGTTACGAGCCCGAGCGGGCGGACGGCACCGGCCCGGTGCCGGTCAACGCGCTCGCGGTCGGCGACCTGTACGGGCGCCCGGTGCTGGTGGCCGGCTACGGCGACGGCAAGGTCCGGCTCTGGGACGCGGCGGCCCGGACCGAGCTGTACGTCCTGGCGTCCGACGGCGGCCCGGTCGGCTCGGTGGCGGTGCTCCCGGTCGAGGGCGAACCGGTGCTGGTCTGCGGCACGGTGGCCGGCGCGGTGCGCTGCCACCGGCTGAGCGACGGCGTCGCGCTCTCGGTGCCGACGCCGCACACCGGACCGGTCACCGCGCTGGCCTTCGGCGAGCCGGTGCCCGGTACGGCGGCCGTGCTGGTCTCGGGCGGGGCGGACGGCACCGTACGGATCCGGAGCGCCCAGGACGGCGCCCCGCTCCGGCAGTTGACGGCGCATCAGGACGGCGTGACCGCGCTGGCGCTCGGCGAGGTGAGCGGGCGTCGGGTGCTGGCCACGGCGGGCCGGGACCGTACCGTCCGGCTCTGGGACGTCGACGGCGGCCAGGCCGGGCCGGTGCTGACGGGCCTTCGGGAGTCGGCCGAGAAGCTGACCGTCGGCGCCCTGGACGGCCGGGCCGTGGTGCTGGCCGGCTGCTCGGACGGCTCCGTGCTGGGCTGGGACGTGCTGGGCGGGCACACCATCGCCGACCTGCCCGGTGGCACCGCCGGGGTCCGCTCGCTGGTCTGCCAGGACCTGGACGGCGAGGTGCTGGTGGCGGCCGGTGACGCCGGTTCGACGCTGCGGCTCTGGCACCTGGCCAGCGGCCAGCTGCTCAACGAGGCGCCGCTGGACCGTACGCCGCTGGCGATCGCCTTCGGTGCGGCCGGTCTGTACGTGGTCGGTCCTGGTGGCGCGCTGACGCTCTGA
- a CDS encoding WXG100-like domain-containing protein, translated as MKKELPPELADVLKTLQGNEQGKDVQFPDGNEGRINDLAAAWKTFNDVADIGIRTIWAHAQRACEHMSGEASDSYERYLEKYGVGEGSHAGTILTAGKMVEAHLRGAAAAITDTKTTMINQLEYAKKYIEQNPAGKKDDIAKSEGIKSAVEAYHTYVKDVTGSVDTMLKAGADHGAATDAATEIANLAGSKTPPPGGPTPPGTKIDSAPPPGAGGGGSGGGSGGGSGGGGAGSGGGGGGGGGGGPKPYTPPKVQPYKPPATKNPYLGGNGLGPDGKPLFKPAVQPPGLNLAGHAGYKGVGDGSTLTPYSGSGGGGAGGGVGGGAGGGSAFGGGVPGAGAYGRGGGLAGAGGAGARGAGGAAGGGRGGMAGGAAGAASGRGTAGAPGAGAMGGGAGGGKGGGAGGGNRFLRPTRLGSEEEKKRRRDRGIVGGEQVDHETGDPHFERMRRQWLDEARGGSTSEAADAAAAAAAAQPAVGGSGDLMAQLAGALLGTEPTVEAGEAVTTADSSTESTGTAVDREGTAVAPAVPAQDEEYLDRARSVAERRGRPDEEGAVTEAPPAVVEPTPIRQEGGYDVPSPFLRAALTRIAAAGGAEGGGTPRP; from the coding sequence GTGAAGAAAGAGCTGCCTCCTGAGCTCGCGGACGTGCTCAAGACCTTGCAGGGCAACGAGCAGGGCAAGGACGTCCAATTCCCCGACGGCAACGAGGGACGGATCAACGATCTGGCGGCGGCCTGGAAAACGTTCAACGACGTCGCCGACATCGGGATCCGGACCATCTGGGCGCACGCCCAGCGGGCCTGTGAGCACATGTCCGGTGAGGCGTCGGACAGTTACGAGCGCTACCTGGAGAAGTACGGGGTCGGCGAGGGCTCGCACGCCGGGACGATCCTGACGGCCGGGAAGATGGTGGAGGCGCACCTGCGGGGGGCGGCCGCGGCGATCACCGACACCAAGACCACGATGATCAACCAGCTCGAGTACGCGAAGAAGTACATCGAGCAGAACCCGGCCGGCAAGAAGGACGACATCGCCAAGTCCGAGGGCATCAAGTCCGCGGTCGAGGCGTACCACACGTACGTGAAGGACGTCACCGGCAGCGTCGACACGATGCTGAAGGCCGGTGCCGACCACGGCGCGGCGACGGACGCGGCGACCGAGATCGCCAACCTCGCGGGCTCGAAGACGCCGCCGCCGGGTGGGCCCACGCCGCCGGGAACGAAGATCGACTCGGCGCCGCCGCCCGGCGCGGGCGGTGGCGGGTCCGGTGGGGGCTCAGGCGGTGGCTCCGGTGGTGGCGGTGCGGGCTCCGGCGGTGGCGGTGGCGGCGGGGGTGGTGGCGGCCCGAAGCCGTACACGCCGCCCAAGGTGCAGCCGTACAAGCCGCCGGCGACCAAGAACCCGTACCTCGGGGGCAACGGTCTCGGCCCGGATGGCAAGCCGCTGTTCAAGCCCGCGGTCCAGCCGCCCGGCCTGAACCTGGCCGGCCACGCGGGCTACAAGGGCGTCGGCGACGGTTCGACCCTCACGCCGTACTCGGGCTCCGGTGGCGGCGGTGCGGGTGGCGGTGTCGGTGGTGGCGCGGGCGGCGGCAGCGCCTTCGGCGGCGGCGTCCCGGGCGCCGGGGCGTACGGCCGCGGTGGCGGGCTGGCCGGCGCCGGTGGCGCGGGCGCCCGGGGTGCCGGTGGTGCGGCCGGTGGTGGCCGCGGTGGCATGGCGGGCGGCGCGGCCGGGGCCGCGTCGGGCCGTGGCACAGCCGGTGCGCCCGGTGCCGGTGCGATGGGCGGCGGCGCGGGTGGCGGCAAGGGTGGCGGTGCCGGTGGCGGCAACCGCTTCCTGCGGCCGACCCGGCTCGGCTCCGAGGAGGAGAAGAAGCGTCGGCGCGACCGGGGCATCGTCGGCGGCGAGCAGGTCGACCACGAGACGGGTGACCCGCACTTCGAGCGGATGCGGCGTCAGTGGCTGGACGAGGCCCGTGGGGGCTCGACCAGCGAGGCCGCCGACGCGGCCGCGGCCGCGGCAGCGGCCCAGCCCGCGGTGGGCGGGAGCGGCGACCTGATGGCGCAGTTGGCCGGTGCCCTGCTGGGCACCGAGCCGACTGTGGAGGCGGGCGAGGCTGTGACCACCGCCGACTCCTCGACCGAGTCGACCGGTACGGCGGTGGACCGGGAGGGGACCGCGGTCGCACCGGCGGTGCCCGCGCAGGACGAGGAGTACCTCGACCGGGCGCGCTCGGTGGCCGAACGGCGGGGACGTCCCGACGAGGAGGGCGCCGTCACCGAGGCCCCACCGGCCGTGGTGGAGCCGACGCCGATCCGGCAGGAGGGCGGGTACGACGTGCCCAGCCCGTTCCTGCGTGCAGCGCTGACCCGGATCGCCGCCGCCGGTGGCGCCGAGGGCGGCGGTACGCCCAGGCCGTGA